A genomic region of Pontibaca methylaminivorans contains the following coding sequences:
- a CDS encoding nucleotidyltransferase family protein: MLFAAGFGTRMGALTADRPKPLVPVAGRPLIDHALDLAHDAAAAPIVANIHYRAAMMRAHLAPFGVRISHESPDILETGGGLRAALPLLGADPVLTLNTDAIWSGPNPLHLLQKQWDPARMDALLICVPGARVAGREGPGDFGMDAEGRLHRGGDLVYGGAQMLVTRDLAEIDRPAFSLNLLWDRMLARGRLFGHVYPGAWCDVGTPAGIQLAENLLEHGNV, encoded by the coding sequence ATGCTGTTCGCCGCCGGTTTCGGCACGCGCATGGGTGCGCTGACCGCCGATCGGCCCAAGCCGCTGGTTCCCGTCGCCGGGCGGCCCCTGATCGACCATGCGCTCGACCTTGCGCATGACGCCGCCGCAGCACCCATTGTCGCCAATATCCACTACCGCGCGGCGATGATGCGGGCCCATCTTGCCCCGTTCGGGGTCAGGATCTCGCATGAGAGCCCCGATATTCTCGAAACCGGCGGCGGGCTGCGCGCGGCACTGCCTCTGCTCGGGGCGGATCCGGTGCTCACATTGAATACCGATGCCATCTGGTCGGGGCCGAATCCGCTGCACCTGTTGCAGAAACAATGGGATCCGGCCCGCATGGATGCGCTGCTGATCTGCGTGCCCGGCGCGAGGGTGGCCGGACGCGAGGGCCCGGGCGATTTCGGCATGGACGCGGAGGGCCGCCTGCATCGCGGTGGCGACCTTGTCTATGGCGGGGCGCAGATGCTCGTGACCCGCGACCTTGCCGAAATCGACCGGCCCGCATTTTCGCTCAACCTGCTGTGGGACCGGATGCTCGCGCGGGGGCGGCTTTTTGGGCATGTCTATCCGGGCGCATGGTGCGATGTGGGCACGCCCGCCGGCATCCAACTGGCCGAAAACCTGCTGGAACACGGCAATGTTTGA
- a CDS encoding aminoglycoside phosphotransferase family protein, with product MPDRAARIIAFLAATPWAGAERAPLAGDASPRRYERLRDPESGATAVLMDAPPGPGEDVRPFERLARHLRDMGLSAPEILASDAEAGLLLIEDLGDALFIRRTAEAPEQEETLYRAAADVLVELQRHPAPALETPTPQQLAAMTDLAFTHYAAAITGPCDEMVMERFQSRFADILGEVLSAAPVLALRDYHAENLLWLERRAGAARVGLLDFQDAILTHPAYDLVSLLQDARRDVSPAIEQATIAHYIARTGSDPQRLATACAVLGVQRNLRILGVFARLARERDKPRYLDLLPRVWKHLARGLDHPALAGVADTLWREIPQPSPQAVAKLSRRP from the coding sequence ATGCCTGACCGCGCCGCCCGGATCATCGCCTTTCTGGCCGCCACCCCCTGGGCCGGTGCCGAGCGCGCCCCGCTGGCCGGGGATGCCTCCCCCCGGCGGTACGAGCGCCTGCGCGATCCCGAAAGCGGGGCGACTGCCGTGCTCATGGATGCCCCGCCCGGGCCCGGCGAGGACGTGCGCCCCTTTGAACGCCTTGCGCGCCACCTGCGCGACATGGGGTTGAGCGCACCGGAGATCCTTGCCTCGGACGCCGAAGCCGGGCTGCTGCTGATCGAGGATCTGGGCGATGCACTGTTCATCCGCCGCACCGCCGAGGCCCCCGAACAGGAAGAGACGCTTTACCGTGCCGCCGCCGACGTCCTGGTCGAACTGCAGCGCCATCCCGCGCCCGCGCTCGAAACCCCGACGCCGCAGCAGCTTGCGGCGATGACCGACCTTGCCTTTACCCATTACGCCGCCGCGATCACCGGGCCGTGCGACGAAATGGTGATGGAGCGGTTCCAGAGCCGTTTTGCCGATATTCTGGGCGAGGTCCTGAGTGCCGCTCCGGTGCTTGCGCTGCGCGACTATCATGCCGAAAACCTTCTCTGGCTCGAGCGGCGGGCGGGCGCGGCCCGGGTCGGGCTGCTCGATTTTCAGGACGCGATCCTGACGCATCCGGCCTATGATCTCGTGTCGCTGCTGCAGGATGCGCGCCGGGATGTCTCGCCGGCGATCGAACAGGCCACCATCGCCCATTATATCGCCCGGACGGGCAGCGACCCGCAGCGCCTTGCAACCGCCTGCGCCGTGCTCGGGGTGCAGCGGAACCTGCGCATCCTCGGCGTCTTTGCCCGGCTTGCGCGCGAGCGGGACAAGCCCCGCTATCTCGACCTGTTGCCCCGGGTATGGAAGCACCTTGCGCGCGGGCTCGACCATCCGGCGCTGGCCGGGGTGGCGGATACGCTCTGGCGCGAAATCCCCCAGCCCTCGCCGCAGGCCGTTGCCAAGCTGAGCCGCCGGCCGTGA
- the tsaE gene encoding tRNA (adenosine(37)-N6)-threonylcarbamoyltransferase complex ATPase subunit type 1 TsaE: MNATSVTLKSHSPAETAEVAARLAATLRGGDCLLLDGPVGAGKTHFARGLIQSLLPTPEDVPSPTYTLVQSYDTTAGPLFHADLYRLTGTDEIEELGLPEAFESAICIVEWPDRLGPLAPQDALRVTFAADDGAAEVRCISFGWSDARWSGRIPEISNA; the protein is encoded by the coding sequence ATGAATGCAACCTCCGTCACGCTGAAAAGCCATTCGCCGGCCGAGACCGCGGAAGTCGCCGCCCGGCTCGCCGCGACGCTGCGCGGCGGCGACTGCCTGCTGCTCGATGGACCGGTCGGCGCGGGCAAGACCCATTTCGCACGCGGCCTGATCCAGAGCCTGCTGCCCACACCCGAGGACGTGCCCTCGCCGACCTATACCCTGGTGCAGAGCTACGACACCACGGCCGGGCCGCTGTTCCACGCCGACCTCTACCGGCTGACGGGAACGGACGAGATCGAGGAGCTCGGCCTGCCCGAGGCGTTCGAATCGGCGATCTGCATCGTTGAGTGGCCGGACCGCCTGGGTCCGCTTGCGCCCCAGGATGCGCTGCGCGTGACCTTCGCCGCCGATGACGGCGCCGCCGAGGTGCGGTGCATCTCCTTCGGCTGGAGCGACGCCCGCTGGAGCGGCCGCATCCCGGAGATCAGCAATGCCTGA
- a CDS encoding PAS-domain containing protein, which translates to MMWEWLILGAMCVIAAAGSVWFMRCPAMADTEESPLFRAAQDSGPVWLFEGEILIDMSRAARLLDPAERPVGNWSDLRASLRLRFPGFPETREDPGRALVVDPIEDEDPMEVTCEWLDEMIRVQMNPRRPGHAEPDAAQGVQGLPLSAIDHAPYPAWWLDAGGRLCWENGAHERLRDRVRDGSPAPGEPLFAIAATDPSDGTRMRRALAAGTRELWFDVSVVPHGTGHLCFALDVNAEVEAEAAQRNFVQTLAKTFAHLSIGLAIFDRNRQLVMFNPALTDLTALPVDFLSARPNLLSFFDRLRDQRMMPEPRDYQSWRQQMTDLVAAASDGQYAETWTLPSGSVYSVTGRPHPDGAIAFLFEDISAEITLTRRFRADLELVQSVLDHLDRAIAVFAADGTLGISNTAYRRLWCTDPDECLVPTTITDATRLWQGHCRATPLWGQIRDFAAMRGNRTFWSGDFRLNSGREMICRIHPVDGGATMVTFEPSVLGHRRALPPAEKRIALA; encoded by the coding sequence ATGATGTGGGAGTGGCTGATACTCGGCGCCATGTGCGTGATCGCCGCGGCTGGATCCGTCTGGTTCATGCGCTGCCCGGCCATGGCTGACACAGAGGAATCGCCCTTGTTCCGCGCGGCGCAGGACAGCGGGCCGGTCTGGCTGTTCGAGGGCGAGATCCTGATCGACATGAGCCGCGCGGCCCGCCTGCTCGACCCGGCGGAACGCCCTGTCGGCAACTGGTCGGATCTGCGCGCCTCTCTGCGCCTGCGCTTTCCGGGCTTTCCCGAAACGCGGGAGGATCCGGGGCGCGCGCTCGTGGTGGATCCCATCGAGGACGAGGATCCGATGGAGGTCACCTGCGAGTGGCTCGACGAGATGATCCGCGTGCAGATGAACCCGCGCCGCCCCGGACATGCCGAACCCGATGCCGCGCAGGGCGTGCAGGGCCTGCCCCTTTCGGCCATCGACCATGCGCCCTATCCGGCCTGGTGGCTCGACGCCGGGGGCCGGCTGTGCTGGGAAAACGGCGCCCACGAGCGCCTGCGGGACCGGGTCCGGGACGGGTCGCCCGCACCCGGGGAGCCGCTGTTCGCCATCGCCGCCACCGATCCGTCGGACGGCACCCGCATGCGGCGCGCGCTTGCGGCAGGCACCCGCGAACTCTGGTTCGATGTCTCGGTGGTTCCGCACGGGACGGGACACCTTTGTTTTGCGCTGGATGTGAACGCAGAGGTCGAGGCCGAGGCCGCACAGCGCAATTTCGTGCAGACGCTGGCCAAGACATTCGCGCATCTTTCGATCGGGCTCGCGATCTTCGACCGCAACCGCCAGCTCGTCATGTTCAACCCGGCGCTGACCGACCTGACTGCACTGCCGGTCGATTTCCTGAGCGCGCGCCCGAACCTTCTGTCGTTTTTCGATCGGCTGCGCGATCAGCGCATGATGCCCGAGCCGCGCGATTACCAAAGCTGGCGGCAGCAGATGACCGACCTCGTCGCCGCCGCCAGCGACGGTCAGTATGCCGAGACCTGGACCCTGCCTTCGGGGTCGGTCTATTCGGTCACCGGCCGTCCGCACCCGGATGGTGCCATCGCGTTCCTGTTCGAGGACATCAGCGCCGAAATCACCCTGACCCGCCGGTTCCGGGCCGATCTTGAACTGGTGCAGTCGGTGCTCGATCATCTTGACCGTGCCATCGCAGTCTTTGCAGCCGACGGAACGCTCGGCATCTCGAACACCGCCTACCGCCGGCTGTGGTGCACCGACCCCGACGAATGCCTGGTGCCGACCACCATCACCGACGCCACGCGGCTCTGGCAGGGTCACTGCCGCGCCACCCCGCTCTGGGGGCAGATCCGTGATTTCGCCGCCATGCGCGGCAACCGCACCTTCTGGAGCGGCGATTTCCGCCTGAACAGCGGACGCGAGATGATCTGCCGCATCCATCCGGTGGACGGCGGCGCCACCATGGTCACGTTCGAGCCATCAGTGCTCGGGCATCGCCGCGCCCTGCCCCCGGCCGAAAAGCGCATCGCCCTGGCCTGA
- the regB gene encoding sensor histidine kinase RegB, whose amino-acid sequence MPEATSALLSGSAPRHWIRLRTLILLRWGAILGQIAAIAGVYLIYDIRIPFGLCSVAIGAPIILNLVAMTVLPENKRLSESQALPMVMFDLLQLAFMLYLTGGLNNPFAMLLLAPVTITPGMMGLRFTLVIGATAIVLVTLLALFNIPLTTAGGAEFVIPETFRLGIWAAIIIATLFMGAYSWRISSEMLSMYDALAATQLALAREQKLTDLGGVVAAAAHELGTPLATIKLVSSELVDELSEYPELREDAALIRQQADRCRDILRNMGRAGEDDPHLRQVPLGAVLEEAAEPHASRGKTLHFEQFPLAREPQPVIQRKPELIHGLRNLIQNAVDFADANVWIEARWSETRIAVRIMDDGTGFAPALLGRIGEPFMRGRASGARMRPAYDGMGLGLFIAKTLLERTGARLRFANGSDPAHASESRGSRHGAVVEVVWSPRERIEARPARHPRPHQPKS is encoded by the coding sequence ATGCCCGAAGCCACCTCTGCCCTGTTGAGCGGCTCGGCGCCGCGTCACTGGATCCGGCTGCGCACGCTGATCCTGCTGCGCTGGGGGGCGATCCTCGGGCAGATCGCCGCAATCGCCGGGGTCTACCTGATCTACGACATACGGATCCCCTTCGGGCTGTGTTCGGTCGCGATCGGCGCGCCGATCATCCTCAACCTCGTCGCCATGACGGTCCTGCCCGAGAACAAGCGGCTGTCTGAATCGCAGGCGCTGCCCATGGTGATGTTCGACCTGCTGCAGCTTGCATTCATGCTTTATCTGACCGGCGGGCTGAACAATCCCTTCGCCATGCTGCTGCTTGCTCCGGTCACGATAACGCCCGGTATGATGGGGCTGCGCTTTACCCTGGTCATCGGCGCGACGGCGATCGTGCTGGTGACACTGCTGGCGCTGTTCAACATCCCGCTGACCACCGCAGGCGGGGCCGAGTTCGTGATCCCCGAGACGTTCCGGCTCGGCATCTGGGCTGCGATCATCATCGCCACCCTGTTCATGGGGGCCTATTCCTGGCGCATCAGTTCCGAGATGCTGAGCATGTACGACGCGCTTGCCGCGACCCAGCTTGCGCTTGCGCGCGAACAGAAGCTGACCGACCTCGGCGGCGTCGTCGCGGCGGCGGCCCATGAGCTCGGCACGCCGCTCGCCACCATCAAGCTGGTCAGCTCCGAACTGGTGGACGAGCTTTCCGAATACCCCGAACTGCGCGAGGATGCGGCGCTGATCCGCCAGCAGGCCGACCGCTGCCGCGACATCCTGCGCAACATGGGCCGCGCCGGCGAGGACGATCCGCACCTGCGGCAGGTGCCGCTCGGCGCCGTGCTCGAAGAGGCGGCCGAACCCCACGCAAGCCGGGGCAAGACCCTGCATTTCGAACAGTTCCCGCTGGCACGCGAGCCGCAGCCGGTGATCCAGCGCAAGCCCGAACTGATTCACGGGCTGCGCAACCTGATCCAGAACGCGGTCGATTTCGCCGACGCGAATGTCTGGATCGAGGCCCGCTGGAGCGAAACCCGCATCGCCGTGCGGATCATGGACGACGGCACCGGGTTTGCGCCGGCGCTGCTCGGGCGGATCGGCGAACCTTTCATGCGCGGCCGCGCAAGCGGTGCGCGGATGCGTCCGGCCTATGACGGGATGGGGCTCGGGCTGTTCATCGCCAAGACGCTGCTGGAACGCACCGGCGCGCGGCTGCGATTCGCCAACGGCTCGGATCCGGCCCATGCCTCCGAGAGCCGGGGCAGCCGCCACGGCGCCGTGGTCGAGGTGGTCTGGTCGCCGCGTGAACGGATCGAGGCCCGCCCCGCCCGGCACCCCCGCCCGCACCAACCGAAGAGCTGA
- a CDS encoding SCO family protein, whose protein sequence is MKPIHAIAVAVVLVALAIAGVAWWQISGKAGGDRFAQCRGSQVAGGAAQIGGPFELVDSQGRTVTDKDVITQPALIYFGYTFCPDVCPIDVARNAVAVDLLKEQGHAVTPVFISIDPRRDTPEVVGEFAEAIHPDMVGLTGSPEQVKAASQAYKTYYQAQPSDDEYYLVDHTTMSYLVLPDEGFVEFFRRDTGPEELAGRAACFLDAAGM, encoded by the coding sequence ATGAAACCGATCCATGCCATTGCCGTCGCCGTCGTTCTTGTTGCCCTCGCGATTGCCGGCGTGGCCTGGTGGCAGATCAGCGGAAAGGCGGGCGGGGACCGCTTTGCCCAGTGCCGCGGCAGCCAGGTCGCCGGCGGCGCGGCACAGATCGGCGGTCCGTTCGAGCTGGTCGATTCGCAGGGCCGCACCGTGACCGACAAGGACGTGATCACGCAGCCGGCGCTGATCTATTTCGGCTATACCTTCTGTCCCGACGTCTGCCCCATCGACGTGGCGCGCAATGCGGTTGCGGTCGATCTCCTGAAGGAGCAGGGGCATGCGGTCACGCCGGTGTTCATCTCGATCGACCCCAGGCGCGACACGCCCGAGGTGGTGGGCGAATTCGCCGAGGCGATCCATCCCGACATGGTGGGGCTGACCGGATCGCCCGAACAGGTCAAGGCGGCGAGCCAGGCCTACAAGACCTATTACCAGGCGCAGCCCTCGGATGACGAATATTACCTCGTCGATCACACAACCATGTCCTATCTGGTGCTGCCGGATGAAGGCTTTGTCGAGTTCTTCCGCCGCGACACCGGCCCCGAGGAGCTTGCCGGGCGCGCCGCCTGTTTTCTCGATGCCGCCGGGATGTGA
- a CDS encoding ActR/PrrA/RegA family redox response regulator transcription factor translates to MTDEASMLEIGPDRSLLLVDDDEVFLRRLAKAMEKRGFDVETADTVAVGCVLARSRPPAYAVVDLRLEDGNGLDVVEVLRTSRPDCRVVVLTGYGAIASAVAAVKIGATDYLSKPADAADVTHALLAGPDELPPPPENPMSADRVRWEHIQRVYELCDRNVSETARRLNMHRRTLQRILAKRSPR, encoded by the coding sequence ATGACCGACGAGGCGTCAATGCTCGAAATCGGGCCGGACAGATCGCTTCTTCTGGTCGATGATGACGAAGTGTTCCTGCGGCGGCTGGCCAAGGCAATGGAGAAACGCGGCTTCGACGTGGAAACCGCCGATACCGTCGCAGTAGGATGCGTGCTGGCCCGGAGCCGGCCACCGGCCTATGCGGTGGTCGATCTGCGGCTCGAGGACGGAAACGGGCTCGACGTGGTGGAGGTGCTGCGCACGAGCCGCCCCGACTGCCGGGTGGTGGTGCTCACCGGATACGGCGCGATCGCCAGCGCCGTCGCTGCGGTCAAGATCGGTGCCACCGATTATCTTTCCAAACCCGCCGATGCCGCCGATGTGACCCATGCGCTGCTTGCCGGGCCGGACGAACTGCCGCCGCCGCCCGAAAACCCGATGAGCGCCGACCGTGTGCGCTGGGAACATATCCAGCGGGTTTACGAGCTTTGCGACCGCAACGTGAGCGAGACCGCGCGCCGCCTGAACATGCACCGGCGCACCCTGCAGCGGATCCTGGCCAAGCGCAGCCCGCGCTGA
- a CDS encoding YggS family pyridoxal phosphate-dependent enzyme — MTTTSEQALSPEDIARFGEDPGRSFAANLARVQDRIHAASRQSGRAADSVRLLPVTKTVPAHVLRLAHAAGVHDFGENKLQEARDKQAALSDLAIRWCIIGHLQTNKVKYLVRFAAEFHALDSIRLAEALNRRLDQEGRDLDVYVQVNTSGEDSKFGLAPDALLPFVERLPDYPRLRPKGLMTLAVFSSDHERVRTCFRLLRDLRDKAVAVHPEIAQLSMGMSGDYELAIEEGADVVRVGQAIFGPRPTNDAFYWPGFAPEGSG; from the coding sequence ATGACCACGACTTCCGAACAGGCGCTTTCGCCCGAGGACATCGCCCGCTTCGGTGAGGATCCCGGGCGCAGCTTTGCCGCCAATCTTGCGAGGGTGCAGGACCGCATCCACGCGGCCAGCCGGCAAAGCGGGCGCGCGGCGGATTCGGTCCGGCTGCTGCCGGTGACCAAGACCGTGCCGGCCCATGTGCTGCGCCTGGCCCACGCCGCCGGAGTGCACGACTTTGGCGAAAACAAGCTGCAGGAAGCCCGCGACAAGCAGGCGGCGCTTTCCGATCTTGCGATCCGCTGGTGCATCATCGGCCACCTGCAGACCAACAAGGTGAAATATCTAGTCCGCTTCGCCGCCGAATTCCACGCGCTCGACAGTATCCGGCTTGCCGAGGCGCTGAACCGCCGGCTGGACCAGGAGGGGCGCGACCTCGACGTTTACGTGCAGGTGAACACCTCGGGCGAGGACAGCAAGTTCGGCCTCGCGCCCGATGCGCTCCTGCCCTTTGTCGAACGCCTGCCCGATTACCCGCGTCTGCGCCCCAAGGGGCTGATGACGCTTGCCGTGTTCAGCAGTGATCACGAACGTGTGCGGACCTGCTTCCGCCTTCTGCGCGATCTGCGCGACAAGGCGGTGGCGGTTCATCCCGAGATTGCGCAGCTCTCCATGGGGATGTCGGGCGATTACGAACTGGCGATCGAAGAGGGCGCCGATGTTGTGCGGGTCGGGCAGGCGATCTTTGGCCCGCGCCCCACCAATGACGCCTTTTACTGGCCCGGATTCGCCCCGGAAGGAAGCGGCTGA
- a CDS encoding HD domain-containing protein, whose amino-acid sequence MKQPRAWQRMLSGRRLDLLDPTPVDIEIEDIAHGLAFVARWNGQTLGDHAYSVAEHSLLVETLFARISPEAGPKWRLSALLHDAPEYVIGDMISPVKAAVGPAYEDLDQRLAAAIHLRFGLPAVLPAPIRRQIKQADRISAWIEATAIAGFSLPEANRLFGKPPPGLTEGLGITLRPPAQVRAAYLGRHGALMAQI is encoded by the coding sequence ATGAAACAGCCCCGCGCCTGGCAGCGCATGCTCTCGGGACGCAGGCTCGACCTGCTGGACCCGACGCCGGTCGATATCGAGATCGAGGATATCGCCCACGGCCTTGCCTTTGTCGCGCGCTGGAACGGGCAGACACTGGGCGATCACGCCTATTCGGTTGCCGAACATTCGCTTCTGGTCGAGACGCTGTTTGCCCGCATCAGCCCGGAAGCAGGGCCGAAATGGCGCCTGTCCGCGCTGCTGCACGACGCGCCGGAATATGTGATCGGAGACATGATTTCTCCGGTCAAGGCAGCGGTCGGCCCCGCCTATGAGGATCTCGACCAGCGGCTTGCCGCGGCGATCCACCTGCGCTTCGGCCTGCCGGCGGTGCTTCCGGCGCCGATACGGCGCCAGATCAAGCAGGCCGACCGGATCAGCGCCTGGATAGAGGCCACGGCGATCGCCGGTTTCTCGCTGCCGGAGGCGAACCGCCTGTTCGGCAAGCCCCCGCCCGGCCTGACCGAGGGGCTCGGGATCACGCTGCGGCCGCCCGCGCAGGTGCGCGCGGCCTATCTGGGGCGGCACGGCGCGCTCATGGCGCAGATCTAG
- the ahcY gene encoding adenosylhomocysteinase — MSTDYIVKDISLAEFGRKELDIAETEMPGLMALRAEYGAAKPLKGARIAGSLHMTVQTAVLIETLTALGAEVRWASCNIFSTQDHAAAAIAATGVPVFAVKGETLAEYWDYADRIFQFDGGANLILDDGGDATLYILLGARVEAGEEDLIANPTSEEEEALFAQIRKRIAETPGWFARQRDQLRGVSEETTTGVHRLYQMVEKGQLPFPAINVNDSVTKSKFDNKYGCKESLVDGIRRATDTMMAGKTAVVCGYGDVGKGSAASLRGAGARVKVTEIDPICALQAAMDGFEVTTLEDAVSSADIFVTATGNRDVIRVEHMRAMKDMAIVGNIGHFDNEIQVAALKNHKWTPIKDQVDMIEMPGGNRIILLSEGRLLNLGNATGHPSFVMSASFTNQVLAQIELWTRGDAYENKVYVLPKHLDEKVARLHLDKIGVKLSTLSSEQAAYIGVEAEGPFKPDHYRY; from the coding sequence GTGAGCACAGATTATATCGTCAAGGACATTTCGCTGGCCGAATTCGGTCGCAAGGAACTCGACATTGCCGAAACCGAAATGCCGGGCCTCATGGCGCTGCGCGCGGAATACGGCGCGGCAAAGCCGCTCAAGGGCGCGCGGATCGCCGGCAGCCTGCACATGACGGTGCAGACGGCGGTGCTGATCGAGACGCTGACCGCGCTCGGGGCCGAGGTGCGCTGGGCGTCGTGCAACATCTTCTCGACCCAGGATCACGCGGCGGCGGCGATTGCCGCGACGGGCGTTCCGGTCTTTGCCGTCAAGGGCGAGACGCTGGCCGAATACTGGGATTATGCCGACCGGATCTTTCAGTTCGACGGCGGCGCGAACCTGATCCTCGACGACGGGGGCGATGCGACGCTCTATATCCTGCTCGGCGCGCGGGTCGAGGCGGGCGAAGAGGATCTGATCGCGAACCCCACCAGCGAAGAGGAAGAGGCGCTCTTTGCCCAGATCCGCAAGCGCATCGCGGAAACTCCGGGCTGGTTCGCCCGTCAGCGCGACCAGCTCCGCGGCGTGTCCGAGGAAACCACGACCGGCGTGCACCGGCTTTACCAGATGGTCGAGAAGGGGCAGCTTCCGTTCCCGGCGATCAACGTCAACGACTCGGTCACCAAGTCGAAGTTCGACAACAAGTACGGCTGCAAGGAAAGCCTGGTCGACGGCATCCGCCGCGCCACCGACACGATGATGGCCGGCAAGACCGCCGTGGTCTGCGGCTATGGCGATGTCGGCAAGGGGTCGGCGGCCAGCCTGCGCGGGGCCGGCGCGCGTGTGAAAGTGACCGAAATCGACCCGATCTGCGCCCTGCAGGCGGCGATGGACGGGTTCGAGGTGACGACGCTCGAGGATGCGGTTTCCTCGGCCGATATCTTCGTCACCGCGACCGGCAACCGCGACGTGATCCGGGTCGAACACATGCGTGCGATGAAGGACATGGCGATCGTCGGCAACATCGGCCATTTCGACAATGAAATTCAGGTGGCGGCGCTCAAGAACCACAAGTGGACGCCGATCAAGGACCAGGTGGACATGATCGAGATGCCGGGCGGCAACCGTATCATCCTCCTGTCCGAAGGGCGGCTTCTGAACCTCGGCAACGCCACCGGCCACCCGAGCTTTGTCATGTCGGCCAGTTTCACCAACCAGGTGCTGGCGCAGATCGAGCTGTGGACCCGTGGCGATGCCTATGAAAACAAGGTCTATGTGCTGCCCAAGCATCTTGATGAAAAGGTCGCGCGGCTGCATCTGGACAAGATCGGGGTCAAGCTCAGCACGCTGAGCAGCGAACAGGCCGCCTATATCGGGGTCGAGGCCGAGGGGCCCTTCAAGCCCGATCATTACCGTTACTGA
- a CDS encoding metal ABC transporter permease, which translates to MIDQILLPFQFPFMRDAFLISAIVAVPTALLSCFLVLKGWALMGDAISHAILPGVVLAYILGLPLILGAFGAGMVTALATGYLAENSRVKQDTVMGVVFSGMFGLGIVIYTWISSDVHLNHILFGNMLGVSTQDLWTAGTIAAVVSALLLLKWRDLMLHAFDPAQARASGLRVGLLHYGLLTALSLTIVAAMTSAGLILAVALLIAPGAIAFLITRSFGRMLAVAALVCLGASFAGVYLSFFIDSAPAPTVVLILTGCFLIAFARNSLRMRRASQRA; encoded by the coding sequence ATGATCGACCAGATCCTTCTGCCGTTCCAGTTCCCCTTCATGCGGGATGCCTTCCTGATCTCGGCCATCGTGGCGGTGCCGACGGCGCTACTGTCCTGTTTCCTTGTGCTGAAAGGCTGGGCGCTGATGGGCGATGCGATCAGCCATGCGATCCTGCCGGGCGTCGTGCTGGCCTATATCCTCGGGCTGCCGCTGATCCTCGGCGCGTTCGGTGCCGGGATGGTGACCGCGCTCGCCACCGGCTATCTGGCCGAGAACAGCCGCGTCAAGCAGGACACCGTCATGGGGGTGGTGTTTTCGGGCATGTTCGGGCTGGGGATCGTGATCTACACTTGGATCAGTTCGGACGTGCACCTGAACCATATCCTGTTCGGCAACATGCTCGGGGTGAGCACGCAGGATCTGTGGACCGCCGGCACCATCGCCGCCGTGGTTTCGGCGCTTCTGCTGCTGAAATGGCGCGACCTGATGCTGCACGCATTCGATCCGGCGCAGGCGCGGGCCTCGGGGCTGCGGGTGGGGCTGCTGCATTACGGGCTGCTGACGGCGCTTTCGCTGACCATCGTCGCGGCGATGACCTCCGCCGGGCTGATCCTGGCCGTGGCGCTGCTGATCGCCCCCGGCGCCATCGCCTTTCTTATCACCCGCAGCTTCGGCCGGATGCTGGCCGTTGCCGCGCTGGTCTGCCTCGGCGCCAGTTTCGCGGGTGTCTATCTCAGCTTCTTCATCGACAGCGCGCCGGCGCCGACGGTGGTGCTGATCCTGACCGGCTGTTTCCTGATCGCCTTCGCGCGCAACAGCCTGCGGATGCGCCGGGCATCACAGCGCGCCTGA